A genomic window from Sphingobacterium spiritivorum includes:
- a CDS encoding DNA alkylation repair protein: protein MKDEKRKGTRSAKDIPAEVLEQLNSGLIESANLTEWLAIDQNILLKHVLSQMGREHYIAPVSAAIDKLPKKTVNTVNEAIGNTILTLSISYTDQHIRQALKTHPSDMVRCWATYLTGNNENLSITEKLDQIQFFAADSHFGVREIAWMAVRNSIVRHLEESIRVLTVWAAHENENIRRFASESIRPRGVWCAHIEILKKQPELALPVLEQLKSDSSKYVRDSVGNWLNDASKTNPAFVLDICSRWKMESPTKETLYILKKAVRTLDKQA, encoded by the coding sequence ATGAAAGACGAAAAAAGAAAAGGAACCAGATCTGCAAAAGATATTCCTGCAGAGGTATTGGAACAACTCAACAGCGGATTGATCGAATCTGCTAATCTGACGGAATGGCTCGCCATTGATCAGAACATATTATTGAAGCACGTATTATCTCAAATGGGCAGGGAACATTATATAGCACCTGTATCCGCAGCAATAGATAAGCTCCCCAAAAAAACAGTGAATACTGTTAATGAAGCCATCGGAAATACAATACTTACTTTATCAATCTCTTATACGGATCAGCACATAAGGCAAGCTTTAAAAACTCATCCCTCAGATATGGTTAGGTGCTGGGCCACATATCTGACGGGAAATAATGAGAACTTGTCCATTACAGAAAAACTGGATCAGATTCAGTTTTTTGCAGCAGACAGTCACTTCGGAGTACGGGAAATCGCCTGGATGGCTGTTCGAAACAGTATTGTACGGCATCTGGAAGAGAGTATACGGGTGCTGACCGTCTGGGCAGCTCATGAGAATGAAAACATAAGAAGATTTGCATCTGAATCTATACGACCGAGAGGTGTATGGTGTGCACATATCGAGATACTGAAAAAACAACCTGAATTGGCATTGCCTGTACTCGAACAATTAAAATCTGATTCTTCCAAATATGTGAGAGACAGTGTTGGCAATTGGTTAAATGATGCAAGTAAAACTAATCCTGCATTTGTACTGGATATTTGTTCCCGATGGAAGATGGAGAGTCCGACTAAAGAAACGCTTTATATCTTAAAAAAAGCCGTGCGAACATTAGATAAACAAGCCTGA
- a CDS encoding peroxiredoxin-like family protein, with protein MSNLTEQTAALRAQINTQLPASTVQAFEASVQDLKQRNIEAGVIRTGEKLPDFELPNVANNIISSKQLLSQGKLIIAFFRGIWCPYCNLQIRALNNQLNQVSDKKATLVAISPQSLSCNSNMATQHKLDFDVLTDKDNNYARKLGITFELQDFVKPYYKELGIDLAAFNANDTYELPIPAVFVVDTDHTVLYTFADTDYTNRIDPDLLIAQL; from the coding sequence ATGAGTAATCTGACCGAACAAACAGCTGCGCTCCGCGCGCAAATAAATACTCAACTCCCGGCTTCCACAGTGCAGGCCTTTGAAGCATCCGTACAGGATCTGAAACAGCGGAATATCGAAGCCGGAGTAATCCGTACCGGTGAAAAATTACCGGATTTTGAATTACCAAATGTAGCCAATAATATCATAAGTTCTAAACAGCTCCTTTCGCAGGGCAAATTAATTATAGCCTTTTTCAGAGGTATATGGTGTCCATACTGCAATCTGCAGATCAGGGCACTGAATAATCAGCTCAATCAGGTATCGGATAAAAAGGCCACTTTGGTAGCTATTTCTCCGCAATCTTTATCCTGCAACAGCAATATGGCTACACAACATAAGCTTGATTTTGATGTACTGACAGATAAGGATAATAACTATGCCCGCAAGCTGGGGATTACCTTCGAATTACAGGATTTTGTAAAACCTTATTACAAGGAGCTGGGAATTGATTTGGCAGCGTTTAATGCAAACGATACCTACGAACTTCCTATTCCTGCAGTATTTGTTGTGGACACTGATCACACGGTTCTATATACATTTGCAGATACAGACTACACCAACAGGATAGATCCGGATTTGCTGATAGCACAATTATGA
- a CDS encoding carboxymuconolactone decarboxylase family protein produces MSERINIAKSEPQGYKAMSGLEQYIQASDVSKTHLELIKIRASQINGCAFCLDMHTKDALKKGETNQRIFLLNAWKETTLFTEEERVILSMTEEVTLIHEHGLSEATYLKAVELLGEQYVAQVLMVIVTINGWNRIAVSMQYQIPE; encoded by the coding sequence ATGAGTGAGAGAATTAATATAGCAAAGTCAGAGCCTCAGGGATATAAAGCAATGTCCGGTCTCGAACAATATATTCAGGCTTCGGATGTATCAAAAACACATCTGGAACTGATCAAAATCAGAGCTTCACAGATCAACGGATGTGCATTTTGTCTCGATATGCATACGAAAGATGCCTTAAAAAAGGGAGAAACAAACCAACGCATATTTTTGCTGAATGCCTGGAAAGAAACCACTTTGTTTACCGAGGAAGAGCGTGTCATCCTAAGTATGACAGAGGAAGTGACCCTGATACATGAGCATGGACTTTCTGAAGCCACTTATCTCAAAGCAGTAGAATTATTAGGTGAGCAGTATGTTGCACAGGTACTGATGGTCATCGTGACGATCAACGGATGGAACCGTATAGCTGTAAGTATGCAATACCAGATTCCGGAATAA
- a CDS encoding ClbS/DfsB family four-helix bundle protein: MAIPTNKAQLLHGITDNYDKLQKELADITLADTAIPELEGHAKDTCMSVHNLVSYLIGWGELVLKWNRKKDMQETVDFPESGYKWNQLGILAQKFYRDYETIPYPELLKRLDTTVGDILQLIERKTNRELYEESWYEKWTLGRMIQFNTASPYINARARIRKWKKFKGAAAE; the protein is encoded by the coding sequence ATGGCTATTCCAACTAATAAAGCGCAATTGTTGCACGGAATTACGGACAATTACGACAAGCTACAGAAAGAGTTAGCGGACATTACTTTAGCTGACACTGCTATTCCCGAACTGGAAGGGCATGCTAAAGATACCTGTATGAGTGTGCACAATCTTGTCTCCTACCTTATCGGATGGGGGGAGCTGGTTCTTAAATGGAATAGAAAAAAAGATATGCAGGAGACAGTAGATTTTCCGGAATCCGGCTATAAATGGAATCAGCTGGGTATACTTGCACAAAAATTTTACAGGGATTACGAGACTATTCCTTATCCTGAATTATTAAAACGTCTGGATACTACTGTAGGAGATATTTTACAACTCATCGAGCGTAAAACAAATCGTGAATTGTATGAAGAGTCCTGGTATGAAAAGTGGACACTGGGGCGTATGATCCAATTCAATACAGCCTCCCCATATATCAATGCAAGAGCCAGAATACGAAAATGGAAAAAATTTAAAGGGGCAGCAGCGGAATAA